One segment of Corynebacterium atrinae DNA contains the following:
- a CDS encoding thiamine-phosphate kinase, producing MDRKSIERTGVTHFPAHFSGPTLGEVGEHRAIEAIIQAAPSARNGDDAAVLSHASPNSQGVATTDMLIEGRHFSVDWSTPEEIGQKAIVQNFADIEAMGARPIAALLAIAAPPETPLSYLTGIAAGIADRVGSYSAELVGGDLTSAKELVLSVTAIGSLGGSRPPLRLDRARFGQRVVAHGRIGWSAAGLALLKAFGRSDIPSIFSPLIDAHCAPRLNPGRGVIARATGATAMTDNSDGLVVDLSTVARRSGVGIDLHSADISPDDLLFQAAELLNADPWEWVLSGGEDHTLLATTAGDPPSGFRVIGRVAKGEGVTVDGAVPAYTDGWVSF from the coding sequence ATGGACCGCAAGTCTATCGAAAGGACTGGTGTGACCCACTTCCCAGCCCACTTTTCCGGCCCGACCCTCGGCGAGGTCGGTGAGCATCGCGCGATCGAGGCGATCATCCAGGCCGCGCCGTCAGCGAGGAATGGTGATGATGCCGCTGTGCTGTCCCACGCCTCCCCAAACTCCCAGGGGGTGGCCACGACCGACATGTTGATCGAGGGGCGTCACTTTTCTGTCGATTGGTCAACACCCGAGGAGATCGGTCAGAAGGCGATCGTGCAGAACTTTGCCGACATTGAGGCGATGGGGGCACGTCCCATTGCCGCGCTCCTCGCGATCGCCGCCCCGCCGGAGACCCCGTTGAGCTATCTCACGGGCATCGCTGCTGGCATCGCGGATCGGGTGGGGTCTTACTCGGCCGAGCTCGTGGGCGGGGATCTGACCTCCGCGAAGGAGCTCGTCCTCTCCGTCACGGCCATCGGCTCGCTGGGCGGCTCCCGTCCGCCGCTGCGGCTCGACCGCGCGCGCTTCGGTCAGCGGGTCGTCGCACACGGCCGAATCGGCTGGTCGGCGGCCGGTCTTGCCCTCCTCAAAGCCTTCGGTCGTTCCGATATCCCTTCCATCTTCTCACCGCTTATCGACGCCCACTGTGCCCCACGCCTCAACCCCGGTCGCGGGGTCATCGCCCGCGCCACGGGCGCGACGGCGATGACCGATAACTCCGACGGTCTCGTCGTTGACCTGTCCACGGTGGCCAGGCGCTCCGGGGTGGGGATCGATCTCCACTCCGCCGACATTAGCCCCGATGACCTGCTGTTCCAGGCAGCCGAGCTCCTCAACGCTGACCCGTGGGAATGGGTCCTCTCCGGGGGAGAAGACCACACTCTCCTGGCCACGACCGCCGGGGATCCGCCCTCGGGTTTTCGGGTCATCGGCCGGGTGGCCAAGGGTGAGGGAGTTACTGTTGATGGCGCCGTGCCCGCCTACACCGACGGGTGGGTGAGCTTCTAA
- a CDS encoding uracil-DNA glycosylase, which translates to MLPVHPSWLPALEPVEDRIHALGNFLRAEPAYLPAGNDILRAFQDPFDDVKVLIVGQDPYPTPGHPMGLSFSTRPGVRPLPRSLQNIFRELNSDLGLPMAVDGDLTPWTRQGVLLLNRVLTVRPGAPASHRNKGWEEVTEAAIRALAARDQPLVSILWGRDAQSAARFLGQHPRIESPHPSPLSASRGFFGSRPFSRANELLIAAGADPVNWQL; encoded by the coding sequence ATGCTGCCCGTTCACCCGTCCTGGCTTCCTGCCCTCGAACCCGTCGAGGATCGCATTCACGCGCTGGGAAATTTCCTCCGCGCCGAACCCGCCTACCTACCGGCGGGCAACGACATCCTCCGCGCGTTCCAGGACCCTTTTGACGACGTCAAAGTCCTCATCGTCGGGCAAGACCCGTATCCCACGCCGGGCCATCCCATGGGGTTGAGCTTTTCCACCCGCCCCGGCGTTCGCCCCCTACCGCGCAGCCTGCAGAATATCTTTCGGGAGCTCAACAGCGACCTTGGGCTTCCCATGGCGGTGGATGGGGACCTCACTCCGTGGACTCGTCAGGGCGTCCTGTTACTCAACAGAGTCCTCACCGTCCGGCCCGGAGCCCCCGCCTCCCACCGAAACAAGGGATGGGAAGAAGTGACCGAGGCCGCCATCCGAGCCTTAGCCGCTCGGGACCAACCCCTCGTCTCCATCCTCTGGGGCCGCGATGCGCAATCGGCGGCACGCTTCCTCGGCCAGCACCCGCGCATAGAATCCCCCCACCCCTCGCCGCTGTCGGCTTCGCGGGGCTTCTTCGGCTCACGGCCATTTTCCCGCGCCAATGAGTTGCTCATTGCTGCCGGAGCCGATCCGGTGAACTGGCAGCTGTAG
- a CDS encoding DAK2 domain-containing protein, with protein MSFPRAIDGPRLYDWATRSVAELSARRAEINALNVFPVPDADTGSNMAHTMEAALAEANKLASHDDVAQVARALSIGSVRGARGNSGLVLSQVLRAIADAAVVGQIAGADVAYALTTAVQLVDRAISKPVEGTIITVLRSAALAAQEAGEELHEVVNAAVAAARIALANTPSQLDVLRDAGVVDAGGMGLLVLLEALLAEVEGSAATTTSASEVHGQAAELEVMFFFTGDLDRLEQRLQGLGDSLGIARAEENCGSVHIHSRTAGAVIETAFAIGQVTDLRLEVLPDAPQVGAPRRVVVAITPAGSIAELYREAGAVVVTPGEDVVSAILAEVRTTSAQELILLPNGQLDQRQLVAVERATHAFEQTLTIVPTSRLVSGIAALTVHNPSVPVSVAAYAMTEAAAAMRTTILSECAPGETAEQATERVCLPLLGDGAEQVVLLSRVELDVDKLEAELGLDVMAFPADGLDHLVEIGVE; from the coding sequence ATGTCCTTTCCGCGTGCGATAGACGGTCCCCGGCTGTACGACTGGGCGACCCGTTCGGTGGCCGAGCTCTCGGCCCGGCGGGCGGAAATCAATGCCCTGAATGTCTTTCCGGTCCCGGACGCGGATACCGGTTCGAATATGGCGCACACGATGGAGGCAGCACTGGCGGAGGCCAATAAGTTGGCCAGCCACGACGATGTCGCTCAAGTGGCCCGGGCACTATCCATTGGCAGCGTGCGGGGGGCCCGCGGTAATTCCGGTTTGGTCCTGAGCCAGGTGCTCCGAGCAATCGCCGATGCCGCCGTCGTCGGGCAGATCGCCGGTGCGGACGTCGCTTACGCCCTCACTACCGCGGTGCAACTGGTGGACCGGGCTATCTCCAAGCCGGTCGAGGGCACCATCATCACCGTGCTCCGCTCCGCCGCCCTTGCTGCCCAGGAGGCGGGGGAGGAGCTGCACGAGGTGGTGAACGCCGCCGTCGCCGCGGCAAGAATCGCCCTGGCTAATACCCCCTCGCAGCTCGATGTCCTCCGCGACGCCGGGGTCGTCGACGCCGGGGGCATGGGTTTGCTCGTGCTGCTGGAAGCGTTGCTTGCCGAGGTAGAAGGCAGCGCCGCCACCACTACTTCCGCCTCGGAGGTCCACGGCCAGGCCGCCGAACTAGAGGTGATGTTCTTCTTTACCGGCGACCTCGACCGCTTGGAACAGCGCCTGCAAGGCCTCGGGGACAGCCTGGGTATCGCCCGGGCGGAGGAGAACTGTGGCAGCGTCCACATTCATTCCCGCACCGCCGGCGCGGTCATCGAAACTGCCTTTGCCATCGGCCAGGTCACTGATCTGCGCCTCGAAGTGCTTCCCGACGCCCCGCAGGTCGGCGCACCCCGCCGCGTCGTCGTGGCCATCACCCCGGCCGGTTCCATCGCGGAGTTGTACCGCGAAGCGGGCGCGGTCGTGGTCACGCCGGGGGAGGACGTTGTCTCCGCGATCCTCGCCGAGGTCCGCACCACCAGTGCCCAGGAACTCATCTTGTTGCCCAACGGCCAGCTCGACCAGCGCCAACTCGTCGCCGTCGAACGCGCCACCCACGCCTTTGAGCAGACCCTCACCATCGTCCCCACCAGTCGACTGGTCTCGGGCATTGCTGCCCTCACCGTCCACAACCCCTCCGTCCCCGTGAGCGTCGCGGCCTACGCCATGACCGAGGCGGCCGCGGCGATGCGCACCACCATCCTCAGCGAATGCGCCCCAGGGGAAACTGCAGAGCAGGCCACCGAACGGGTGTGTTTGCCTTTGCTGGGGGACGGGGCGGAGCAGGTGGTTTTGCTGTCGCGGGTGGAGCTGGACGTCGATAAGCTAGAGGCCGAATTGGGCCTCGACGTGATGGCCTTCCCCGCGGACGGGCTGGACCACTTGGTGGAGATCGGAGTCGAGTAG
- a CDS encoding ATP-dependent DNA helicase RecG, producing MLGWSDERLLATVLPAKEAKAITAAFGYETCGELLEHFPRAYSRHGSGVLAEDAEEGDMITCVGEVTGVTTQPPRRGNTVTRVTIDDGRTVFTASFFHASYVAKILRPGVRAMFAGKLKFFRGTPQLQHPDFIVIPEPGRKGVGTGSLKSLEAYGDPDELLSKLDYVPVYPATSRITSWRIMSAIQHVLATLPPVPEPLGDTPEGMVSFDHCIRGIHLPGPEGPEPNLRRFKYNEAITLGLVMALRRLDTLKRVAPALPAKPDGYRAELLGRLPYELTAGQQEVLADITSDISADHPMSRLLQGEVGSGKTIVSLLAMLQAVDAGRQCALLAPTEVLAVQHARTLTALLADAAVPATVVPLTGSMPVPAKRQALLDIVSGQADIVVGTHAIIQDSVEFFDLGFVVVDEQHRFGVEQRDRLRTKGRDGITPHLLVMTATPIPRTIAMTVFGDLSLSTLKELPGGRVPIHSGLVPQSRPTWVHRALQRIREEIDAGHQAYIVCPRIDGDGGVLDFFEVLSSGPFADYRIGILHGRMPNDAKDEVMGMFVAGELDILIATTVIEVGVDVPNASIMLVREADNFGVSQLHQLRGRVGRGARASLCLFHTFAEPGSPGYERLAQIADTTDGFALAELDLYQRQEGDVLGTSQSGAVRTVKLLNLLQDIDIITLANADAAALVERHPLLAQRLVLEIDRDDREYLEKS from the coding sequence GTGCTCGGATGGTCGGACGAACGGCTGCTAGCCACTGTCCTCCCCGCGAAGGAGGCCAAGGCCATCACCGCCGCGTTCGGCTACGAAACCTGCGGCGAGCTGCTCGAACACTTCCCGCGCGCCTACTCGCGCCACGGCTCCGGCGTGCTCGCCGAGGACGCCGAAGAAGGCGACATGATCACCTGCGTGGGCGAGGTTACCGGGGTCACCACCCAGCCGCCGCGCCGCGGCAACACCGTCACGCGCGTGACCATCGATGACGGCCGCACCGTCTTCACCGCCTCCTTCTTCCACGCCTCCTACGTGGCCAAAATCCTCCGCCCCGGCGTGCGCGCCATGTTCGCCGGCAAGCTGAAGTTCTTCCGTGGTACCCCGCAGCTCCAACACCCGGACTTCATCGTCATCCCCGAACCCGGGCGAAAAGGCGTCGGGACAGGCTCGCTGAAAAGCCTCGAAGCCTACGGCGACCCGGATGAACTACTGAGCAAGCTCGATTACGTTCCCGTCTACCCGGCGACCTCGCGCATCACCTCCTGGCGGATCATGAGCGCCATCCAACACGTCCTGGCCACCCTGCCGCCCGTCCCGGAGCCCCTCGGCGACACCCCGGAAGGCATGGTCAGCTTCGATCACTGCATCCGCGGCATCCACCTGCCCGGCCCGGAGGGCCCCGAGCCGAACCTGCGTAGGTTCAAGTACAACGAGGCCATCACCCTCGGGTTGGTCATGGCGTTAAGACGCCTCGATACCCTCAAGCGCGTCGCCCCCGCCCTCCCCGCCAAGCCGGACGGCTACCGGGCCGAGCTGCTCGGCCGCCTGCCCTACGAACTCACCGCCGGACAACAGGAAGTCCTCGCGGACATCACCTCCGACATCTCCGCCGACCACCCCATGAGCCGCCTGCTCCAAGGCGAGGTCGGTTCCGGCAAAACCATCGTCTCCCTCCTCGCCATGCTGCAGGCCGTCGACGCTGGCCGCCAATGCGCCCTGCTGGCGCCGACGGAAGTCCTCGCGGTCCAACATGCACGCACCCTCACCGCTTTGCTAGCCGACGCCGCCGTCCCCGCCACCGTCGTCCCCCTCACCGGGTCCATGCCCGTGCCCGCCAAACGCCAAGCCCTGCTGGACATCGTCTCCGGCCAAGCCGACATCGTCGTGGGCACTCACGCCATCATCCAAGACAGCGTCGAGTTCTTCGACCTCGGGTTCGTCGTCGTCGATGAGCAACACCGCTTCGGCGTGGAGCAACGCGATCGCCTCCGCACCAAAGGTCGCGACGGCATCACCCCACACCTCCTGGTCATGACGGCCACCCCCATCCCGCGCACCATCGCCATGACCGTCTTCGGTGATTTGTCGTTGTCCACGCTCAAGGAACTCCCCGGCGGTCGCGTGCCCATCCACTCGGGCCTGGTGCCCCAGTCCCGACCCACCTGGGTCCACCGAGCCCTCCAGCGCATCCGCGAGGAGATCGACGCCGGCCACCAGGCCTACATCGTCTGCCCCCGCATCGACGGCGACGGCGGCGTGCTCGACTTCTTCGAGGTCCTCTCCTCCGGCCCGTTCGCCGACTACCGCATTGGGATCCTGCACGGCCGCATGCCCAACGACGCCAAAGACGAGGTCATGGGCATGTTTGTCGCTGGCGAATTGGACATCCTCATCGCGACGACCGTCATTGAAGTCGGCGTCGACGTCCCCAACGCCTCCATCATGCTCGTCCGCGAGGCCGACAACTTTGGCGTCTCCCAGCTCCACCAGCTGCGCGGCCGCGTCGGTCGAGGCGCCCGCGCCTCCCTGTGCCTGTTTCACACCTTCGCCGAACCCGGCAGCCCTGGCTACGAGCGCTTGGCACAAATCGCCGACACCACCGACGGCTTCGCCCTCGCCGAACTCGACCTCTACCAACGCCAAGAGGGCGATGTGCTCGGCACCTCCCAATCGGGCGCCGTTCGCACCGTGAAGCTGCTCAACCTGCTCCAAGACATCGACATCATCACCCTCGCGAATGCTGACGCCGCCGCTCTGGTGGAACGCCACCCGCTCCTCGCGCAACGCCTGGTTCTGGAGATCGACCGCGATGATCGGGAGTACTTAGAGAAGAGCTAG
- a CDS encoding PadR family transcriptional regulator — protein MSDTVSLGDWLRPALPLLLLRFLMDQPGHGYGLVEKLRDSGIEARGTTVYPHLTKLQDAGYITSQWHTPEAGPARKILTVSDAGHSHYLDLEKQWLLARGLLDNTLTSTIDQ, from the coding sequence ATGTCAGACACCGTGAGTCTCGGAGACTGGTTACGTCCGGCGCTGCCTTTATTGCTGTTGAGATTTCTCATGGATCAGCCAGGTCATGGATACGGTTTAGTGGAGAAATTGCGGGACTCGGGCATCGAAGCCCGGGGAACAACGGTGTATCCCCACCTGACCAAACTGCAGGATGCCGGGTACATCACCAGCCAATGGCACACCCCGGAGGCGGGTCCGGCGAGAAAGATCCTCACGGTCAGCGATGCTGGACATAGTCACTACTTGGACCTCGAAAAACAATGGTTGCTGGCACGTGGACTGCTAGACAACACGCTCACATCGACGATCGACCAATGA
- a CDS encoding CPBP family intramembrane glutamic endopeptidase, giving the protein MNNSAHPRLRTAVLAVAGCVAITVVEFGAVAALALKITAIRNNLAEALTLTVVVHAISCVSFLVGLLWRSGVTPHVLGISRPTWRLAHLAWQIPSALVVLIAIQATMFAILGGEDPIPGRGASDDITGLPPVFAVLGFIGIAVLTPLWEELLFRGVLLSSMRGRWGTGIAIAASSVLFAIVHGIPILLPYVLALGLVLGGLRVFHDNLWAPLAMHVTINSIASAAILGALV; this is encoded by the coding sequence ATGAACAACTCTGCACATCCTCGATTGAGGACCGCAGTTCTGGCAGTAGCAGGATGCGTAGCGATCACGGTCGTCGAGTTCGGGGCCGTTGCGGCTTTAGCACTGAAAATTACTGCTATACGCAACAATCTGGCCGAAGCCTTAACTTTGACGGTCGTCGTTCATGCCATTTCGTGTGTGTCTTTCTTGGTGGGGCTGCTCTGGAGGTCGGGGGTTACCCCACATGTGCTGGGTATCTCCCGCCCGACTTGGCGACTAGCCCACCTGGCATGGCAGATCCCTAGTGCACTAGTGGTGCTTATCGCGATCCAGGCCACCATGTTTGCCATCCTTGGCGGGGAAGACCCTATCCCTGGACGTGGCGCCAGCGATGACATAACTGGGTTGCCACCAGTGTTCGCGGTGTTAGGCTTCATTGGCATAGCCGTTTTGACACCCTTGTGGGAAGAGCTGCTGTTTCGCGGCGTGCTGCTGAGTTCGATGCGCGGACGGTGGGGGACAGGCATCGCCATCGCAGCGTCCTCGGTACTTTTTGCGATCGTCCATGGGATACCGATCTTGCTGCCGTACGTGCTAGCCCTAGGCCTGGTATTGGGGGGTTTGCGAGTCTTTCACGACAACCTCTGGGCGCCCTTGGCGATGCACGTCACTATCAACTCCATCGCCTCAGCGGCGATCCTGGGGGCCTTGGTGTAG
- a CDS encoding acetyl-CoA carboxylase biotin carboxyl carrier protein subunit, protein MNIFAPFAGIVRYHVAVGDTVATGDRLATVEAVKLEAPVLAPGPGVVTGISHDDFSDVLGGDVLLEVGA, encoded by the coding sequence ATGAACATCTTCGCCCCATTCGCCGGCATTGTGCGTTATCACGTCGCAGTCGGGGACACCGTCGCTACGGGCGACCGACTGGCCACGGTGGAAGCAGTGAAGCTTGAAGCACCTGTCCTCGCTCCGGGACCCGGGGTTGTCACGGGCATTTCTCATGACGACTTTAGTGATGTGCTGGGCGGCGACGTCCTCCTGGAGGTGGGAGCATGA
- the rsmD gene encoding 16S rRNA (guanine(966)-N(2))-methyltransferase RsmD, which translates to MTRIIAGEARGRTIKVPPRGTRPTSDRAREGLFSSLQVRFGFLEARVLDLFAGSGALGLEAASRGAAEVVLVESDPQAVEVIRHNVGVVKHPGVRVEAMKASTYVAQAPQNYFDMVLADPPYDLADEAVREMLEALEPALTDGAAVVVERHVDSPETDWPAGFEPTTQKLKKRTYGIARMDMAVFHRAN; encoded by the coding sequence ATGACCCGCATCATCGCTGGTGAGGCGCGCGGGCGCACTATCAAGGTTCCGCCGCGCGGCACACGTCCGACCTCTGACCGTGCCCGCGAAGGGCTCTTTTCCTCGTTGCAGGTGCGCTTTGGTTTCCTTGAGGCCCGCGTGCTCGATCTTTTTGCAGGTTCCGGGGCACTCGGGCTCGAGGCGGCATCGCGCGGGGCGGCAGAAGTCGTATTAGTTGAGAGCGATCCCCAGGCGGTGGAGGTGATCCGGCACAACGTGGGCGTCGTAAAGCATCCTGGGGTACGGGTCGAGGCGATGAAGGCGTCGACCTACGTGGCGCAGGCGCCACAGAATTACTTCGACATGGTGCTCGCCGACCCGCCGTATGACCTCGCCGATGAGGCGGTGCGGGAAATGCTGGAAGCATTGGAGCCCGCTCTCACCGATGGGGCTGCCGTGGTCGTTGAGCGACATGTTGACTCCCCGGAGACAGATTGGCCTGCTGGATTCGAACCTACCACCCAGAAGCTGAAGAAGCGGACCTACGGCATTGCCCGCATGGACATGGCTGTGTTCCACCGTGCAAATTAA
- the coaD gene encoding pantetheine-phosphate adenylyltransferase: MKAVCPGSFDPVTMGHLDIYRRAASHFDEVIVLVTGNPKKPSGLFTVEERIDLIERVTEDIPNLRVDWWAGLLVDYTTKHGVNALVKGLRTALDYEYELPMAQMNRRLSGVDTFFLLTDEKYGYISSSLCKEVARYGGDVSGLLPDLVVDAVTAKYREALG; this comes from the coding sequence ATGAAAGCCGTCTGCCCCGGATCCTTTGACCCGGTGACCATGGGTCACCTCGACATCTATCGACGCGCCGCCTCCCACTTCGATGAGGTCATCGTCCTGGTGACCGGCAACCCGAAAAAGCCATCGGGATTGTTCACGGTGGAGGAGCGAATCGACCTCATCGAGCGGGTCACCGAAGACATCCCCAACCTGCGCGTGGACTGGTGGGCGGGATTGCTCGTCGATTACACGACGAAACATGGCGTCAATGCCCTGGTGAAGGGCCTGCGCACCGCCTTGGACTACGAGTATGAGCTGCCCATGGCTCAGATGAACCGGCGTTTGTCGGGGGTGGATACCTTCTTCCTCCTCACCGACGAGAAGTACGGCTACATCTCTTCCTCGCTGTGTAAAGAGGTCGCTCGTTATGGCGGCGATGTCTCCGGTCTCCTTCCGGACCTCGTCGTGGACGCGGTTACCGCCAAATACCGAGAGGCGTTGGGGTAG
- a CDS encoding sulfite exporter TauE/SafE family protein produces the protein MLLDLALIFIVVVIGSAMQRISGMGLGLIAGPVLVIIMGPVEGILVVNILAFLNAAATTMTVREYVDWRKFTIIASVLIVGSVPAALLVREVSGDLLQSLVGGLLLLALAVTTFGKRFIPPVSGTAPAVVAGIAGGFMNTLAGIAGPAITVYAQASRWPQQAFAATLQPIFMVAGLISFLTKVFSGAGDLTQTDWLIWPVGVLGMALGLWIGVQLSRKVPREQARKLSLILASAGGVTALVRGISGMVGA, from the coding sequence GTGCTCCTTGATCTAGCTCTCATTTTCATCGTCGTTGTTATTGGCTCGGCGATGCAACGCATCTCCGGCATGGGCCTGGGCCTTATCGCCGGACCCGTCCTCGTGATCATCATGGGCCCCGTCGAGGGCATCCTGGTGGTGAACATTCTGGCGTTCCTCAATGCCGCCGCGACCACCATGACCGTTCGCGAGTATGTTGATTGGCGAAAATTCACCATCATCGCTTCGGTACTGATCGTCGGATCGGTGCCCGCTGCTCTCCTCGTTCGGGAAGTGTCTGGTGATCTCCTGCAATCCCTCGTCGGTGGGCTGTTGTTGTTGGCCCTGGCTGTCACGACCTTCGGCAAGCGTTTCATCCCGCCGGTTTCGGGGACGGCACCGGCCGTGGTCGCGGGCATCGCGGGTGGCTTCATGAACACCCTCGCCGGAATCGCGGGGCCGGCGATCACCGTTTACGCACAAGCCTCGCGCTGGCCGCAGCAAGCGTTCGCTGCCACGCTCCAACCGATCTTCATGGTCGCCGGACTCATATCCTTCCTGACCAAGGTGTTTTCTGGTGCGGGCGACCTCACTCAGACCGACTGGCTCATTTGGCCGGTGGGAGTGCTTGGTATGGCACTTGGCCTGTGGATCGGGGTGCAGCTCAGCCGCAAGGTGCCGCGTGAACAAGCCCGCAAGCTCTCCCTAATTTTGGCTAGCGCGGGAGGCGTGACGGCCCTCGTTCGGGGCATCAGCGGCATGGTCGGAGCTTAG
- a CDS encoding amino acid ABC transporter ATP-binding protein, which translates to MTDLMIDAQQVCKSFGQLEVLKGIDMQVPTGTVTCLIGPSGSGKSTFLRCVNHLEQVTAGRLYVDGDLIGYRERDGVLYEISEKDAARQRADIGMVFQQFNLFPHRTALENIIEAPIHVKGVSPAAAKERGMELLEKVGLTHKANAYPLQLSGGQQQRIAIARAVAMEPKLMLFDEPTSALDPELVGEVLRVMKELANDGMTMLVVTHEMGFAREVADSVAFMDGGVVVEKGTPAEVIDNPRERRTQAFLSSLL; encoded by the coding sequence ATGACCGATCTCATGATCGACGCCCAGCAGGTATGCAAGTCTTTCGGTCAGCTGGAAGTGCTCAAGGGCATTGATATGCAGGTGCCCACTGGCACCGTCACCTGCCTCATCGGCCCGTCCGGTTCCGGTAAGTCCACATTCCTGCGCTGCGTGAACCACCTCGAGCAAGTCACCGCTGGTCGGCTCTACGTCGACGGCGATCTCATCGGTTACCGCGAGCGCGATGGCGTTCTCTACGAGATTTCCGAGAAGGACGCTGCCCGCCAGCGCGCCGACATCGGCATGGTGTTCCAGCAGTTCAATCTTTTCCCGCACCGCACAGCCCTGGAGAACATCATTGAGGCACCCATTCACGTCAAGGGTGTCTCTCCCGCCGCCGCCAAGGAGCGCGGCATGGAACTGCTGGAAAAGGTGGGTTTGACGCACAAGGCCAATGCCTACCCGTTGCAGCTTTCCGGTGGTCAGCAGCAGCGCATTGCCATTGCTCGTGCGGTGGCAATGGAGCCCAAACTGATGCTTTTCGACGAGCCCACGTCAGCTCTCGACCCCGAGCTTGTCGGGGAGGTTCTGCGCGTGATGAAGGAACTCGCCAACGACGGCATGACCATGCTCGTGGTGACTCATGAGATGGGCTTTGCCCGCGAAGTCGCCGATTCGGTCGCTTTCATGGATGGCGGCGTCGTAGTCGAGAAGGGCACCCCCGCCGAGGTCATCGACAACCCCCGTGAGCGCCGCACCCAGGCTTTTCTTTCCTCGCTTCTCTAA
- a CDS encoding amino acid ABC transporter permease has translation MTTTPQPIQAKPLRHPGRWVLAAIVLAVTAWFIIGAVTNEAYGWATYRSYLFDTRIATAALHTLALTVLAMIIGVVLGATLAVMRMSPNPVLRGVAWGYLWVFRGTPVYVQLVFWGLLGSLYQSINVGFTEVDLSGMLKNAFILAVLGLGLNEAAYMAEIVRSGISSVPEGQMEASKALGMSWWMTMRRTVLPQAMRIIIPPTGNELISMLKTTSLVVAVPYSLELYGRSMDIAAALFEPVPMLLVAATWYLAVTSLLMVGQHFLEKHFEKGATRQLTARQLASLADAEGTVPGNVTIVKEN, from the coding sequence ATGACGACCACCCCTCAGCCTATTCAGGCGAAGCCTCTCCGCCATCCGGGACGGTGGGTGTTGGCGGCCATCGTGCTCGCCGTAACGGCCTGGTTCATCATTGGCGCCGTCACCAACGAGGCCTACGGTTGGGCGACGTACCGCAGCTACCTTTTCGACACCCGGATCGCTACCGCTGCCTTGCACACGCTCGCACTTACTGTCTTGGCAATGATCATCGGCGTCGTCCTCGGCGCCACTCTAGCGGTGATGCGCATGTCGCCGAACCCGGTGCTGCGGGGTGTGGCGTGGGGTTATCTCTGGGTGTTCCGTGGCACTCCGGTGTACGTGCAGCTCGTGTTCTGGGGCCTGCTTGGCTCGCTTTATCAAAGTATCAACGTCGGTTTCACCGAGGTTGATCTCAGCGGGATGCTCAAGAACGCCTTCATCCTCGCTGTCCTGGGCCTCGGCCTCAACGAGGCTGCCTACATGGCCGAGATCGTCCGTTCGGGCATCTCTTCGGTCCCCGAAGGCCAGATGGAAGCATCCAAGGCCCTGGGTATGAGCTGGTGGATGACCATGCGCCGCACGGTGTTGCCGCAGGCCATGCGCATCATCATTCCCCCGACGGGCAATGAGTTGATCTCCATGCTGAAGACCACTTCGCTCGTCGTCGCGGTTCCCTACAGCCTGGAGCTTTATGGCCGATCAATGGATATCGCTGCTGCTCTCTTCGAGCCGGTACCCATGCTGCTCGTCGCCGCCACCTGGTACCTCGCCGTGACGTCCTTGCTCATGGTGGGCCAGCACTTCTTGGAGAAGCACTTTGAGAAGGGTGCCACCCGCCAGCTCACCGCCCGCCAACTCGCGTCCCTCGCTGACGCTGAGGGCACTGTCCCCGGCAACGTCACGATCGTGAAGGAGAACTAG